The stretch of DNA TCCAAAGCCTGCTGAATGCGAGAAGCAATCAATTTCTGTTGAAACGTCCCCGGTGTCGTCGTCGCCTGTTCATACCAATGTCGAGCACGTTGCTGGTAACGTTGTCGACGCTCGCCAGTGGCTCGTTCGGCTAACTTCCACCAAGCATCTCCCATCTGGGAGACTTCAGTCGTGTTCTGTTTTTGCTCAAGTTGAGCGGCCCGTTTAATTTCCTCGTGATCGGATTGCGCGAGATAAAACCTTCCTTGTTCCCAATCGTTTTCCACAAAACAGAGGAAGTGCCCCAACGTATCATTAGCGCGTCCATCGAGCGGCTGCGTCGCTAAGAGTTTTCTCGCGTTCATCGCATCGATCGATTCGTCTCGCAGTTGCTGCGTTCGATCATGCACGACGCGCGTTTCCACCATGAGCCTGGGATTCTTGGACTTTCGGGCGATAACTTGCGACAACGCGGCAATTTTCGACGCCGATTCATAGCGTCTCGCGCGAAGTGCGTCTTGCGCGTTTTGCAATGCTTTCTCGGCAAGTTTTGAGAAGGCTTCCGGTTGACGTGTTAATCGGAACTGTCGGCGTAAGATCGCATGTTTGAAGGCAAACACGTCAACATCGTACCAGCGGTCGAGCTCGGTCACTGATTCTTCGGCCAACTGATCGTCTGCAGTTGTGTCTGCCAGCTCTTTGGCCAACGTGAGGCTGACGTACCTTTCGGAGGGATCGAGGTCCTTTTGTTTCCCGAGTTCGAGTAGTTTTTTTGCCAGGGCCGTTTTTGCTTCTGTGCGACTGGCGTACCGAAAGTCTTTTTCGAACAGCTGGCGAATCTTTCGTTGCGCGACGATTTGGGAGGATTCATCGGGGATTTTAAGTTTCGTGTCAGCAGTGATCTCGTCGTTCGGCGTAACCGTGGTCGCTTGCTCCGTGACAGTAGGTGGGCGATCGGGTTGGGCTTCAACTGCGTTTTGAGCCGGATCCGGTTTATCGGGATCGGGATTGGGACCAGGGTCGATCACTATTGGTGGGGGCTCGACAGTTGCGGACTCGTTGCTAGGACCAGAGTCCTCAAGCACAAACTGTTGATCAGCGTCGCTGACGACTTCATTCGAGTTGTTCAACGCGTCGGATTCATTGGAAGGTCGGGACAACTCCGCTTCGTCCCCCGCGAGTTCACGGCCATTGCTGGGGGGAATACCGGCGTTGCTGTTTGGAGTTAAGATTGTCTGATCGGCGACGTCGCCGCGTTGATCCGTGTCTCTCACTCGCGATAAGAAAACAAACACACCGATCAACACGGCGATTGCCGAGAGGGCAACACTCATGAGAATGATGCGAAATCTCGCCGGCCTATGACTTAGGGAAGAAGAAGGCTTGGCAAGCCTCGCGAGTTGCTGATCGTAAGTGCGGCGACGTATGGGGTCTAATAAACAAACTCGCGCTGCTGCAAGTTCGTTGAGCAGCCCTTGGGCATCCGCGATATGATCACCCGTGACATATTGATGCAGAAACGACATCCGCCGTTCTGCTGCAGCTTCAATGACCTCTGGATCGGATTCGTATTGATCAATCCCAAGCAAGCGATAATGGCTCGGTGGCTGGTCTCTCGGAGAGATGCCCAGCCACTTATGGTAAGGATCGAATTCTCCCATCATTCCCGCTCACTCCATACCAAACAATCACGCCTTGCAGCAGGATGAACGCCTACGAACAAGATTCTGTTACCTGTACAAGTCGTTTCAAAATCCTCTGACGCGTTTCACTGAAGCTGATCTGAACGTTTCGAGATCAATCGCAACCGGGTTTTAAAACGGGTTCTCGCAATGAAACGAAATTCTAACCTCCGCACAACCGCAGTAACTAGCCGCGCACCGCTTCGGCCTCCATCGCTAACAAATTCTCTTTCAAACTGATGCCTTGCGGGGCGGAGTATCCGCCCAGTTTTCCGCCGGAGGCGACTACACGGTGGCAGGGGATCAGGATGGGAAAAGGATTCGAGGACATCACCGTGCCGACGGCCCGGGCGGCGCGGGGGTAGCCGGC from Symmachiella dynata encodes:
- a CDS encoding NPCBM/NEW2 domain-containing protein, whose translation is MMGEFDPYHKWLGISPRDQPPSHYRLLGIDQYESDPEVIEAAAERRMSFLHQYVTGDHIADAQGLLNELAAARVCLLDPIRRRTYDQQLARLAKPSSSLSHRPARFRIILMSVALSAIAVLIGVFVFLSRVRDTDQRGDVADQTILTPNSNAGIPPSNGRELAGDEAELSRPSNESDALNNSNEVVSDADQQFVLEDSGPSNESATVEPPPIVIDPGPNPDPDKPDPAQNAVEAQPDRPPTVTEQATTVTPNDEITADTKLKIPDESSQIVAQRKIRQLFEKDFRYASRTEAKTALAKKLLELGKQKDLDPSERYVSLTLAKELADTTADDQLAEESVTELDRWYDVDVFAFKHAILRRQFRLTRQPEAFSKLAEKALQNAQDALRARRYESASKIAALSQVIARKSKNPRLMVETRVVHDRTQQLRDESIDAMNARKLLATQPLDGRANDTLGHFLCFVENDWEQGRFYLAQSDHEEIKRAAQLEQKQNTTEVSQMGDAWWKLAERATGERRQRYQQRARHWYEQATTTPGTFQQKLIASRIQQALEDPFSDQKFFLTDLPEFDLILGPWGFAKHGKKGAYHPDPIMVHGSHVENGIGMHPPGGGHSRARYNLRGKFGTLLGGAVLAGAAGSSGESPVTFSILADNRVLWTSKPQQTAQQVEDFAIDIRDVEVLELRTTCPGGANNCHACWVDPYVIREGGLVRRKR